A stretch of the Proteus sp. ZN5 genome encodes the following:
- a CDS encoding DUF6500 family protein produces the protein MRKSLQQKIIQICNDKISAKGEGVGLSFYAFFANKNDNPELLMEAATWWIMTHKLDHFEKAVKIKKMIQSEMDCDA, from the coding sequence ATGAGAAAATCACTACAACAAAAAATAATTCAAATATGTAATGATAAGATTTCAGCCAAAGGAGAGGGCGTGGGATTATCTTTTTATGCTTTTTTTGCAAATAAAAATGACAACCCTGAATTATTAATGGAAGCTGCAACATGGTGGATTATGACACATAAATTGGATCACTTTGAAAAAGCAGTGAAAATAAAGAAAATGATCCAATCAGAAATGGATTGTGATGCTTAA
- the fliH gene encoding flagellar assembly protein FliH — protein sequence MSDKHTDTNWKPWVPKELTDWALTVEETTEDEKEVEKQEKEVVQQQKVLEQINMLDDMKDKAQKLGHAEGFEAGKNQGYQEGYQAGLQSGIEEGIRQGIAQQSPLINEWQGLLAEFRHSLNGLDSVIASRLMQIALTAAKEVLGQPAVCDGSALLAQITLMLQQEQMFSNNPQLRVNPKHIPQIEKELGDSLSAHGWKVVADNSIHVGGCRVVTNDGDLDATIATRWHELCRLAAPEAL from the coding sequence ATGTCTGATAAACATACTGATACTAACTGGAAGCCTTGGGTTCCAAAAGAACTCACTGATTGGGCATTAACTGTCGAGGAAACGACAGAAGACGAAAAGGAAGTCGAAAAACAGGAAAAAGAAGTCGTTCAGCAACAGAAAGTTCTTGAGCAAATTAATATGCTTGATGACATGAAAGACAAGGCCCAGAAATTGGGCCACGCTGAGGGCTTTGAGGCAGGGAAAAACCAGGGTTATCAGGAAGGCTATCAGGCTGGATTACAATCAGGTATTGAAGAAGGTATTCGCCAAGGCATTGCTCAACAATCACCATTAATTAATGAATGGCAAGGATTATTGGCTGAGTTTAGGCACTCTTTAAATGGATTAGACAGTGTTATTGCTTCACGTTTAATGCAAATCGCCCTCACAGCAGCAAAAGAAGTTTTAGGTCAGCCTGCTGTTTGTGATGGTTCTGCATTACTGGCGCAAATCACCTTAATGTTGCAACAAGAACAGATGTTCTCAAACAACCCACAGTTAAGAGTTAACCCAAAACATATTCCACAGATTGAAAAAGAGCTGGGTGATTCACTTTCTGCTCATGGTTGGAAAGTGGTTGCCGATAACAGTATTCATGTTGGTGGATGCCGTGTTGTGACAAATGATGGCGATCTCGATGCCACGATTGCAACTCGTTGGCATGAGCTTTGTCGTCTTGCTGCTCCGGAGGCGTTGTAA
- a CDS encoding flagellar hook-length control protein FliK has protein sequence MEITLLTMDVAAASPGTTSASNSQPGDNAPTFAQLLGSQPQNAQSDKKTANITNPSTKENKAHSHSDEDKTKEDSSHLASVTTESNVIEESSLEKPQLTLTLPDNEQFAAIVENKTPSLLMSAEELAAELPVQLAGLPGLKRLTLPSEQLTQALQQPQSVKHDEGLASLARTISKDNDMSDFNLTDKLNLSKSDEKSLLTQLRPETATLTTESTRIGANQTEKTSAKKGDSIATLLTPTAEKVNTLLNSDKQVANAKLADNVAQQMVAGNRVVETDLHNTLSTSSLASQSITGHTHSSAQPQMQFSPMATQVLNAQVGTQEWQQQLNQQIVMFSRNGLQKAELRLHPEELGSLHIRMKIEDGQAQLHLASQNGQVRSVLENAMHQLRQALSENGIQLTQSQVSSDTHDSWQQQNMSDSSQFSGDGADNHQGSEGNSLQLASETALQKITLTPQELASARGGVDIFA, from the coding sequence ATGGAGATAACGCTTCTGACCATGGATGTCGCTGCAGCCTCTCCGGGAACGACATCCGCTTCAAATAGTCAGCCCGGTGATAATGCCCCGACATTTGCTCAGCTTTTGGGCTCTCAACCTCAAAATGCACAGAGTGATAAAAAGACAGCTAATATCACAAACCCTTCAACGAAAGAAAACAAAGCACATTCACACTCTGATGAAGACAAAACAAAAGAAGACAGTAGTCATCTTGCGTCTGTCACCACAGAATCCAATGTGATAGAAGAGTCATCCCTTGAAAAACCTCAATTGACTCTTACTTTGCCGGATAATGAACAATTTGCGGCTATTGTTGAAAATAAAACCCCTTCTTTATTAATGTCAGCAGAAGAGCTTGCCGCTGAACTTCCCGTTCAGTTAGCAGGACTACCTGGATTAAAACGTCTTACCCTTCCCTCAGAACAACTGACTCAAGCATTACAACAGCCTCAATCAGTTAAACATGATGAAGGTTTAGCGTCATTAGCACGTACTATTTCAAAAGATAACGATATGTCGGACTTCAACCTTACTGACAAGCTTAATCTATCAAAATCAGATGAAAAGTCCTTGTTAACCCAGCTACGTCCAGAGACAGCGACATTAACAACAGAAAGTACACGTATCGGTGCTAATCAAACAGAAAAAACTTCTGCGAAAAAAGGAGATAGCATAGCAACACTTTTAACGCCAACAGCAGAAAAAGTGAATACATTACTAAACAGCGATAAGCAAGTTGCAAATGCAAAATTAGCGGACAATGTTGCTCAGCAAATGGTGGCAGGTAATCGTGTTGTAGAAACCGATCTTCACAACACCCTTTCTACCTCTTCTTTGGCTTCACAAAGTATTACAGGTCATACTCACTCATCAGCACAACCACAAATGCAATTTTCACCGATGGCAACACAGGTATTAAATGCACAAGTGGGAACACAAGAGTGGCAACAGCAACTTAATCAACAAATTGTGATGTTTAGCCGTAATGGCTTACAAAAGGCAGAGCTACGTTTACACCCTGAAGAGCTAGGTTCATTGCATATCCGCATGAAAATAGAAGATGGGCAAGCGCAGTTACACCTTGCTTCACAAAACGGACAAGTTCGTTCTGTATTAGAAAATGCCATGCATCAATTGCGTCAAGCTCTCTCTGAAAATGGGATCCAGCTCACGCAGAGTCAGGTGTCTAGCGACACTCATGACAGTTGGCAACAACAAAATATGTCAGATTCCTCTCAATTTAGTGGAGATGGTGCCGATAATCATCAAGGAAGCGAGGGTAATTCTCTGCAATTAGCCTCTGAAACGGCACTACAAAAGATAACCCTTACGCCTCAAGAATTAGCATCTGCTCGTGGTGGTGTTGATATTTTTGCCTAA
- the fliS gene encoding flagellar export chaperone FliS — protein sequence MYQQSASKMYAQIDVESEILNATPYQLIQILFNGALSALRRALILMEQGNIAGKGENISKAINIIGNGLKQGLDKEKGGELAENLELLYDYMVNQLLDANLKNNPEKIHEVIKLLTEISDAWQQIGTQINSY from the coding sequence ATGTATCAACAATCAGCCAGTAAAATGTACGCTCAAATCGACGTTGAAAGCGAGATTTTAAATGCCACGCCTTACCAGCTGATCCAGATCCTATTTAATGGGGCGCTTAGCGCCCTTCGCCGTGCATTAATATTAATGGAACAAGGAAATATCGCCGGTAAAGGCGAAAATATTTCTAAAGCCATTAATATTATTGGTAACGGATTAAAACAAGGCCTGGATAAAGAGAAAGGGGGCGAGCTTGCAGAGAATCTGGAGCTCCTTTATGACTATATGGTTAATCAGCTACTCGATGCTAACTTAAAAAATAACCCAGAAAAAATTCATGAAGTCATCAAGCTCTTAACTGAAATTTCTGATGCTTGGCAACAAATCGGCACACAGATTAATTCTTATTAA
- the fliI gene encoding flagellar protein export ATPase FliI, which translates to MTARLGRWLEKLSDAESRLNKIPRVRQYGRLTRATGLVMEAKGLVMPLGSTCLIERTIGKTVEEVESEVVGFNGSQMLLMPLQEVEGLTPGARVYAQATPGGENEGRQLPLGDALLGRVLDGSGYPLDGLPPPDTGYRAPLITPPINPLQRTPITDVLDVGVRAINSLLTVGRGQRMGLFAGSGVGKSVLLGMMARFTQADVIVVGLIGERGREVKDFIENILGTEGLARSVVVAAPADVSPLLRMQGASYATRIAEDFRDRGKHVLLIMDSLTRYSMAQREIALAVGEPPATKGYPPSVFAKLPALVERAGNGVDGGGSITAFYTVLTEGDDQQDPIADSARAILDGHIVLSRSLAESGHYPAIDIEASISRAMTSLIDKTHYRRVQVFKQLLSSYQRNRDLINVGAYAAGSDPMLDKAIALYPSLAKFLQQDIQEQCSYQSACEQLNQLITVN; encoded by the coding sequence ATGACAGCAAGATTGGGGCGTTGGTTAGAAAAACTCAGTGATGCAGAATCGCGTTTAAATAAAATTCCGCGTGTACGTCAATATGGTCGTTTAACCAGAGCAACAGGTTTAGTCATGGAAGCTAAGGGGCTTGTTATGCCTCTTGGCTCTACGTGTTTAATAGAACGTACCATTGGTAAAACTGTTGAAGAAGTTGAAAGTGAAGTCGTTGGGTTCAACGGTAGCCAAATGTTGTTAATGCCTTTACAGGAAGTCGAGGGATTAACTCCGGGTGCCCGTGTTTATGCACAGGCAACTCCGGGTGGTGAAAATGAAGGTCGCCAATTGCCCCTTGGAGATGCGCTGTTAGGGCGTGTTTTAGATGGCTCTGGTTATCCTTTAGATGGTTTACCACCACCAGATACTGGTTATCGTGCACCACTGATCACACCGCCTATCAACCCGCTACAACGTACTCCTATTACCGATGTACTGGATGTAGGCGTGCGTGCAATCAACTCACTGTTAACTGTGGGTCGTGGTCAGCGTATGGGGCTTTTTGCAGGCTCTGGTGTAGGTAAGAGTGTGCTATTAGGCATGATGGCGCGTTTTACTCAGGCTGATGTGATTGTTGTTGGATTAATTGGTGAACGTGGACGTGAAGTTAAAGACTTTATCGAAAATATTCTTGGCACCGAAGGCTTAGCACGCTCTGTGGTTGTAGCAGCACCTGCTGACGTCTCACCACTTCTTCGTATGCAAGGTGCTTCTTATGCAACACGTATTGCCGAAGATTTTCGTGATCGCGGAAAACACGTCTTACTGATTATGGATTCACTTACACGTTACAGTATGGCACAACGTGAAATTGCCCTTGCAGTAGGCGAACCCCCTGCAACTAAAGGCTATCCGCCTTCTGTCTTCGCAAAATTACCGGCTCTTGTAGAACGTGCGGGAAATGGCGTTGATGGAGGTGGCTCTATCACGGCTTTCTATACTGTTTTAACAGAAGGTGATGATCAGCAAGATCCAATTGCAGACTCTGCGCGTGCGATTTTAGATGGTCATATTGTGCTTTCGCGTTCTCTTGCAGAATCTGGGCACTACCCTGCTATCGATATCGAAGCATCTATTAGCCGTGCAATGACATCACTGATTGATAAAACACATTATCGTCGTGTGCAAGTGTTTAAACAGCTTTTATCGAGTTATCAACGTAACCGCGATTTAATTAACGTAGGTGCTTATGCTGCGGGCAGTGATCCTATGCTTGATAAAGCGATTGCACTTTATCCGTCCCTCGCGAAGTTCTTACAACAAGATATTCAAGAGCAATGCAGTTATCAAAGTGCATGTGAGCAACTTAATCAACTGATCACAGTAAACTAA
- the fliE gene encoding flagellar hook-basal body complex protein FliE, with protein MSIPAIESVLDKMQIQTLQASNIVKPQPVQAGFATQLVQAVGKINETRMNATNKVQAFTLGTPGVELNDVMVDMQKSSISLQMGVQVRNKLVAAYQEIMSMQV; from the coding sequence ATGTCAATTCCAGCTATTGAAAGTGTTCTGGATAAAATGCAAATCCAGACTTTGCAAGCATCCAATATTGTAAAACCCCAGCCAGTACAAGCAGGGTTTGCAACTCAGCTTGTTCAAGCAGTAGGTAAAATTAATGAAACTCGAATGAATGCAACCAACAAAGTTCAAGCGTTTACCTTAGGTACACCGGGCGTTGAATTAAACGACGTGATGGTGGATATGCAAAAATCCAGTATCTCATTACAAATGGGTGTACAAGTGCGTAATAAGCTAGTTGCTGCTTATCAAGAAATTATGAGCATGCAGGTGTAG
- the fliF gene encoding flagellar basal-body MS-ring/collar protein FliF: MNAEKTDVVNQNKGFNAIINRIKADPKIPLIIAGSAAIAIFVAAFLWLQSPDYKVLYSNLSDKDGGEIVTQLTQMNVPYRLSQNGAAIMVPDNQVHELRLKLAQAGLPKGGAAGFELLDKEKFGISQFSEQINYQRALEGELARTIETLGPVQNARVHLALPKPSLFVREQKSPSASVTVGLLQGRALDEGQINAIVHIVASSVAGMPDSSVTIVDQSGKLLTQPDAMGRDLNSTQLKYVQELENRYQKRIETLLSPIVGRGNVHAQVTAQVDFSHTEETAEEYKPNQPPNQAAVRSKQLSQSEQNGGMLAGGVPGALSNQPVAPPQAPIETPKAQEGEKTDDANATGTGAGTNRTLTRNPNSNSRLDETTNYEVDRRIRHIKRPVGNVERLSVAVIVNYKTVEDKKEAAEGEEPIVETKLVPLTDEQIQQIEGLVREAMGYSQERGDSLSVVNSQFNDVEEKVITVPVWENPEILAKALDLGRWLLLVIIAWILWRKLVKPQLEKRREAEIAAQKAVLKTKLQVKDDVDEAELDDEARRKQARKRVSAELQSQRIREMAEKDPRVVAMVIRQWMSKEQ; encoded by the coding sequence ATGAATGCCGAAAAAACCGACGTTGTGAACCAGAATAAGGGTTTTAACGCCATTATTAACCGGATAAAAGCCGATCCGAAAATTCCGCTCATCATTGCGGGTTCGGCGGCTATTGCCATTTTTGTTGCTGCATTTTTATGGTTACAAAGCCCTGATTATAAAGTGCTTTATAGTAATCTTAGCGATAAAGACGGTGGCGAAATTGTCACACAGTTAACACAGATGAATGTACCTTATCGCTTGTCACAAAATGGCGCGGCGATTATGGTGCCTGACAATCAGGTTCATGAATTACGCCTGAAACTCGCGCAAGCGGGACTTCCAAAAGGCGGTGCTGCCGGTTTTGAACTGTTAGATAAAGAAAAGTTCGGGATCAGCCAATTTAGTGAACAGATTAACTATCAACGTGCACTTGAAGGTGAGCTTGCTCGCACTATCGAGACATTAGGTCCTGTACAAAATGCTCGTGTTCATTTAGCACTACCAAAGCCATCTCTTTTTGTTCGTGAACAGAAATCCCCTTCTGCATCCGTTACGGTGGGTCTTTTACAGGGTAGAGCGCTGGATGAAGGTCAAATTAATGCCATCGTGCATATCGTTGCGAGCAGTGTTGCCGGTATGCCTGACAGCAGTGTGACCATCGTTGATCAAAGCGGTAAATTATTGACACAACCTGATGCAATGGGTCGTGACCTTAACTCTACCCAACTGAAATATGTTCAAGAGCTAGAAAATCGTTACCAGAAACGCATTGAAACGTTATTAAGCCCGATTGTCGGTCGTGGAAACGTTCATGCACAGGTGACGGCTCAAGTTGATTTCTCTCATACCGAAGAAACCGCGGAAGAGTACAAACCAAACCAGCCACCAAACCAAGCCGCTGTACGCTCAAAACAGTTGAGCCAAAGTGAGCAAAATGGAGGCATGTTAGCTGGCGGTGTTCCTGGTGCATTATCTAATCAGCCTGTTGCTCCACCTCAAGCGCCTATCGAAACACCAAAAGCGCAAGAAGGTGAGAAAACAGATGATGCAAATGCAACAGGTACGGGTGCAGGCACGAATCGTACATTAACGCGCAATCCAAACAGCAATAGCCGTTTAGATGAAACAACCAACTATGAAGTTGATCGCCGAATTCGCCATATCAAACGTCCAGTCGGTAATGTTGAGCGTCTTTCTGTCGCTGTTATTGTGAACTACAAAACAGTTGAAGATAAGAAAGAAGCGGCTGAAGGCGAAGAGCCTATTGTTGAAACCAAACTTGTTCCGCTAACTGATGAACAAATTCAACAAATTGAAGGGCTTGTTCGTGAAGCTATGGGCTATTCCCAAGAACGAGGTGACTCTTTAAGTGTCGTGAACTCGCAGTTCAATGATGTTGAAGAGAAAGTGATCACCGTTCCTGTATGGGAAAATCCAGAAATTCTGGCGAAAGCATTAGATTTAGGTCGCTGGTTATTACTTGTCATCATCGCATGGATCTTATGGCGCAAACTGGTGAAACCACAGCTTGAGAAACGCCGTGAAGCTGAAATTGCTGCACAGAAAGCTGTGCTGAAAACCAAGCTACAAGTTAAAGATGATGTTGATGAAGCAGAATTAGATGACGAAGCAAGACGTAAACAAGCACGTAAACGTGTGAGTGCCGAATTGCAGAGCCAACGTATCCGTGAAATGGCAGAGAAAGATCCTCGTGTCGTCGCAATGGTAATTCGTCAATGGATGAGTAAAGAGCAATGA
- the tnpA gene encoding IS200/IS605 family transposase: MGIKAQSSAHTKWLCKYHIVFSPKYRRKVIFNKIRSSIGEILRDLCKYKGVEIIEGHLMPDHVHMLVSIPPKICVSSFMGYLKGKSSLMIFDRHANLKYKFGNRKFWAEGFYVTTVGLNEATIQKYIREQEKSDLISDKLSSKEYENPFKG; the protein is encoded by the coding sequence ATGGGCATTAAAGCACAAAGCTCAGCACATACAAAGTGGCTGTGTAAATACCATATCGTCTTTTCGCCGAAATATAGACGGAAAGTGATTTTTAATAAAATTCGTTCAAGTATAGGTGAAATCCTTCGAGACCTTTGTAAATATAAAGGTGTGGAAATAATCGAAGGGCATCTTATGCCAGATCATGTTCATATGTTAGTGAGTATTCCACCGAAGATATGCGTATCAAGTTTCATGGGATATTTGAAAGGTAAAAGTTCGTTGATGATCTTTGATAGACATGCCAATCTCAAATATAAATTTGGCAACAGAAAGTTTTGGGCGGAAGGGTTCTATGTCACAACAGTTGGACTCAATGAAGCCACAATTCAAAAGTATATCAGAGAGCAAGAAAAGTCGGATTTAATCTCGGATAAATTGAGCAGTAAAGAATATGAAAACCCCTTCAAGGGGTAA
- a CDS encoding DUF4440 domain-containing protein: MEELYKKLIQQEKTLHKSTHRKNTDVLIQLLHNEFMEFCRSGVCVNKTDTINSLTSDNSNIEIYSENYQGSQLSDDVVLLTYISYQLEDNRKIKQTYRSSLWIKNSYDDWQLRFHQGTAKSKG, encoded by the coding sequence ATGGAAGAACTTTATAAAAAACTAATCCAACAAGAAAAAACACTTCACAAAAGCACCCATCGAAAAAATACAGATGTGCTTATTCAACTTTTACATAATGAGTTTATGGAATTTTGTCGCTCTGGTGTTTGCGTTAATAAAACAGACACAATTAACAGCCTTACAAGCGACAATAGCAATATAGAAATTTATTCAGAAAACTATCAAGGTTCACAACTAAGTGATGATGTAGTGTTATTAACTTATATCAGTTATCAATTAGAAGATAACAGAAAAATAAAACAGACTTACCGTTCATCCCTCTGGATAAAAAACTCTTATGATGATTGGCAACTACGGTTTCATCAAGGCACAGCGAAATCGAAGGGATAA
- a CDS encoding GNAT family N-acetyltransferase: MNWILKTFSQLTTDELYAILALRNQVFICEQQCAYQDLDGVDQNTLHLFAKEEGGQQLIAYARLLPQGIAFKEASIGRVIVAQDQRGSGIAHQLIKEAIATTCRQFNTHTIKIMAQAYLVSFYQSHGFVIDSETYLEDNIPHIDMVLVQSIQSV; encoded by the coding sequence ATGAATTGGATTTTAAAAACATTTTCACAGCTCACCACAGATGAGCTTTACGCTATTTTGGCATTAAGAAATCAGGTTTTTATTTGTGAACAGCAATGTGCTTATCAAGATCTGGATGGGGTAGATCAAAATACATTACACTTGTTCGCCAAAGAGGAAGGTGGCCAGCAACTTATTGCTTATGCACGTCTGTTGCCTCAAGGTATCGCATTTAAAGAAGCTTCAATAGGGCGGGTGATTGTTGCTCAAGATCAGCGGGGAAGTGGTATTGCGCATCAGTTAATAAAAGAGGCGATTGCAACTACGTGTCGTCAATTTAACACCCATACAATAAAAATAATGGCACAGGCTTATTTAGTCTCATTTTATCAATCGCATGGTTTTGTTATCGATTCAGAAACTTATCTTGAAGATAACATTCCACATATTGATATGGTTTTAGTGCAATCTATACAATCTGTGTAA
- a CDS encoding DUF2933 domain-containing protein — protein MWELLRDNWFILMLLLCPLMHLFMHKHHHGENSSHDCCKNKEETTAPEKKKTHLDA, from the coding sequence ATGTGGGAACTTCTAAGAGATAATTGGTTTATTTTGATGTTATTACTTTGCCCGTTAATGCACCTCTTTATGCATAAACATCATCATGGTGAAAATAGTTCACACGATTGTTGTAAGAATAAAGAAGAAACAACGGCACCAGAAAAAAAGAAAACACATTTAGATGCTTAA
- the fliT gene encoding flagellar protein FliT, with protein MDIMAAYEHVLKSSEQMLTLAKDQQWDKLIEMEMDYLKSVESITKMIKPADGELRLQQRLTDMLKKILENENETRNLLRARLDELGILIRQTEQEQRVQNSYGQFTEHSYYPDLNLK; from the coding sequence ATGGATATTATGGCGGCTTACGAGCATGTTTTAAAATCAAGTGAGCAAATGTTAACGCTTGCCAAAGATCAGCAATGGGACAAGCTGATAGAAATGGAAATGGATTATTTAAAAAGCGTTGAAAGTATCACTAAGATGATAAAACCGGCTGACGGTGAGCTGAGATTGCAACAACGACTCACGGATATGCTAAAGAAAATCTTAGAAAACGAAAATGAGACGCGAAATTTATTACGAGCTCGTCTAGATGAGCTTGGCATATTAATAAGACAGACTGAACAAGAGCAGAGGGTACAAAATAGCTATGGTCAGTTTACAGAACATAGTTATTATCCTGATCTCAATCTTAAATAA
- a CDS encoding GlpM family protein: MGLLVKALIGAFVVVLIAVLSKSRHYYIAGLVPLFPTFALIAHYIVGSERSIEALRTTIIFSLWAVIPYMVYLISLYVMINYVKLFTALATAVICWVIAAWLLIQLWNKFHG, from the coding sequence ATGGGATTACTGGTTAAAGCACTGATAGGTGCGTTTGTTGTGGTATTAATCGCCGTTTTATCGAAATCACGCCATTACTATATTGCGGGATTGGTTCCGCTATTTCCCACTTTTGCGCTTATTGCACACTATATTGTTGGCTCCGAACGCTCTATTGAAGCGTTGCGTACCACCATTATTTTTAGCCTATGGGCCGTTATTCCTTATATGGTTTACCTAATTTCACTCTATGTGATGATCAACTATGTAAAATTATTTACGGCACTGGCTACGGCAGTGATTTGCTGGGTTATTGCTGCTTGGTTACTTATTCAGTTATGGAACAAATTTCATGGATAG
- the fliG gene encoding flagellar motor switch protein FliG: MSNNLTGTEKSAVMLLTLGEDRAAEVFKHLSTREVQQLSIAMSSMRHISNQQLIDVMASFEEDAVQYAALNVNANDYLRSVLVKALGEERANNLLDEISETRETTTGIETLNFMEPQMAADIIRDEHPQIIATILVHLKRGQAADILALFDEKLRNDVMLRIATFGGVQPSALAELTEVLNNLLDGQNLKRSKMGGVRTAAEIINLMKSQQEENVITAVRDYDGELAQKIIDEMFLFENLIDIDNRSIQRILQEVESDSLVVALKGCDQELRDHFLNNMSQRAAEIMRDDLSSRGPVRMSQVEAEQKAILLVVRKLAETGEVVLHGGDDTYV, from the coding sequence ATGAGTAATAACTTAACTGGAACCGAAAAAAGCGCCGTTATGTTACTAACACTCGGTGAAGACCGAGCGGCGGAAGTATTTAAACATCTAAGTACACGCGAAGTTCAACAGCTGAGTATTGCAATGTCATCAATGCGTCATATCTCAAATCAGCAATTGATTGATGTTATGGCAAGCTTTGAAGAAGATGCAGTTCAATACGCAGCATTGAATGTCAATGCGAACGATTATTTACGCTCTGTTCTGGTTAAAGCCTTGGGTGAAGAACGTGCAAATAATCTATTAGATGAGATCTCTGAAACGCGTGAAACAACAACGGGTATCGAGACACTTAACTTTATGGAACCACAAATGGCTGCCGATATTATCCGCGACGAACATCCGCAGATTATCGCAACTATCTTGGTTCACCTCAAACGGGGTCAAGCGGCAGATATTCTTGCCCTGTTTGATGAGAAATTACGTAATGACGTGATGTTACGTATCGCAACATTTGGTGGTGTTCAGCCGTCAGCATTAGCAGAGTTAACTGAAGTACTGAATAACCTGCTTGATGGCCAAAACCTCAAACGCAGTAAAATGGGTGGTGTTCGTACTGCTGCTGAAATCATCAACTTGATGAAGAGCCAGCAAGAAGAGAATGTCATCACTGCGGTTCGCGATTACGACGGCGAATTGGCACAAAAAATTATCGACGAAATGTTCCTGTTCGAAAACCTTATCGATATCGACAACCGTTCTATCCAGCGCATTCTACAGGAAGTGGAATCCGACTCCTTGGTTGTGGCATTGAAAGGATGCGATCAAGAGCTGCGCGATCACTTCCTCAACAATATGTCGCAACGTGCTGCTGAGATCATGCGTGATGACTTGAGTTCTCGTGGCCCTGTTCGCATGTCTCAAGTGGAAGCAGAGCAGAAAGCAATTCTGCTTGTGGTACGCAAATTAGCAGAGACTGGAGAGGTTGTTCTTCATGGAGGAGACGATACCTATGTCTGA
- the fliJ gene encoding flagellar export protein FliJ, with translation MREQSPLVTLRELAQTAAEQAAIQLAQVRQSHQQMEQQLNMLIGYQDEYRVRLNETLNLGGMSSASWQNYQQFLKTLELTIEQHKQQLQHWQAQLDLATEQWREKQQRLNAFETLEQRAEDSRKRHLDRIEQKQMDEYAQRSTLRRTT, from the coding sequence ATGCGGGAGCAGTCACCTTTAGTGACACTGAGAGAACTGGCACAGACAGCGGCTGAACAAGCCGCTATTCAACTGGCTCAGGTCCGGCAGAGTCATCAACAAATGGAACAGCAACTCAATATGTTGATTGGGTATCAGGATGAATACCGTGTACGTCTAAATGAAACGTTAAATTTAGGGGGGATGTCGTCAGCATCGTGGCAAAACTACCAACAATTTCTCAAAACGCTCGAATTGACTATCGAACAACATAAACAACAACTTCAACATTGGCAGGCGCAGCTTGATCTTGCAACTGAACAATGGAGAGAAAAACAGCAACGACTCAATGCATTTGAGACTTTGGAGCAACGCGCTGAAGATAGCCGTAAGCGACATCTTGATCGTATTGAACAGAAACAAATGGACGAGTACGCACAGCGTAGTACTTTACGGAGAACAACTTGA